Proteins from a genomic interval of Lolium perenne isolate Kyuss_39 chromosome 1, Kyuss_2.0, whole genome shotgun sequence:
- the LOC127333564 gene encoding uncharacterized protein yields the protein MALNSTSGAIVSTTAGALSPAGAARSVSPVVLSFDAGNYTKWAIYLRASLGRAGLIGHIDGTTQAAPTNGAWMAEDYTVLNHLHAAIDEDVADMVLASNQTARQLWLAIYELFSANKASKAIYLDNDFRQLVQGTSSITEYCRRQKQLSDALADNDSPVSARALVLNTLRGLGPRFSSAATVISMTDPLPTFIRVRSMLLMEEMQQANAAANAASTALVAQAMRPAPPTPPCAGTACQGGSSNSGRSRKGKKKTATAQAAAPNRAPTPAPTGPWFCISPGAGQWRPPTGAGILGPRPQAYTTINAPMFQSAPSTSTSPSPAWDNAGLIAALNSLYQQGGWVMDSGATSHMTNDEGNIQFSAPLSSPHFVTVGNGTSDLKTRRVILRCNSEGDLYTFPGTPRRAPPTTAMLVSTNADLWHQRLGHPGHDAMSALQSLSFIKSCSDHFGRVYCHAHATAAGLPLHRHTEASPARATPHSLTLGCFSTRGSGIAGRCLTAATAATAACPDLFVCHGRTQCSRACLASLARRCPARAFCTQADTLWSSTIRLVLQIAVSSSWPIRQLDVKNAFLNGYLDEVVYCQQPPGFVDPAHPDHVCRLHKSLYGLKQAPRAWYQRFAAYLSTIGFVASVTDTSLFVLRSAATQPISAHLLDRLHGEFAMTDLGDLHFFPGIAVRRSSTGLFLSQRQYAVDLLQRAGMSDCHPCTTPIDTQAKLSDIGGELVTDATDYRSLAGALQYLTLTRPDLSYAVQQICLHMHAPRQPHLALVKRVLRYVRGTLDLGLHLSASSSTALTAYSDADWAGCPDTRRSTSGYCVYYGDSLISWSSKRQTTVSRSSAEAEYRAVAHVVAVCCWLRQLLQELHRPLSSATVVFCDNVSAIYMSSNPVQHRRTKHIEIDIHFVREKVSLGEVRVLHVPSALQFADVMTKGLPTQLFLDFRSSLCVREPPAVTAGGC from the exons ATGGCCCTCAACTCCACCTCCGGAGCCATCGTGTCCACCACCGCGGGCGCTCTGTCTCCCGCCGGTGCTGCCCGCTCCGTCTCGCCCGTCGTCCTCTCCTTTGACGCCGGGAACTACACCAAGTGGGCGATCTACCTCCGCGCCTCGCTCGGCCGTGCCGGCCTCATCGGCCACATCGACGGCACCACTCAGGCTGCTCCTACCAACGGCGCATGGATGGCGGAGGACTACACCGTGCTCAACCATCTGCACGCGGCCATCGACGAGGACGTTGCCGACATGGTCCTCGCCAGCAACCAGACCGCCCGCCAGCTCTGGCTGGCCATCTACGAGCTCTTCTCCGCCAACAAGGCCAGCAAGGCGATCTACCTCGACAACGACTTTCGCCAGCTGGTCCAGGGCACGTCCTCCATCACCGAGTactgccgccgccagaagcaactcTCCGACGCCCTCGCCGACAACGACTCCCCGGTCTCGGCCCGCGCGCTCGTCCTCAACACTCTGCGCGGCCTCGGGCCTCGGTTCTCCTCCGCGGCCACCGTGATCTCAATGACGGACCCTCTGCCCACTTTCATCCGTGTTCGGAGCATGCTCCTCATGGAGGAGATGCAACAGGCCAACGCGGCTGCTAACGCCGCCTCCACTGCCCTCGTCGCCCAGGCCATGCGCCCGGCGCCTCCTACACCACCGTGCGCGGGCACAGCCTGTCAAGGCGGGTCGTCCAACTCTGGCCGGTCTCGTAAAGGCAAGAAGAAGACCGCCACCGCCCAGGCCGCCGCGCCCAACCGCGCGCCCACCCCTGCGCCTACGGGCCCCTGGTTCTGCATCTCCCCTGGCGCTGGACAGTGGCGCCCTCCTACGGGCGCTGGCATCCTCGGCCCCCGTCCTCAGGCCTACACCACAATCAACGCGCCCATGTTCCAGTCCGCGCCCTCGACCTCGACATCGCCTTCGCCCGCCTGGGACAACGCCGGCCTCATCGCTGCCCTCAACTCGCTGTACCAGCAGGGTGGCTGGGTCATGGACTCTGGCGCCACGTCTCACATGACGAACGACGAGGGTAACATCCAGTTCTCCGCCCCTCTATCCTCTCCACACTTCGTCACTGTTGGGAACGGTACCTCT GACCTGAAGACTCGTCGTGTGATCCTTCGCTGCAATAGTGAAGGGGATCTCTACACGTTTCCTGGCACCCCTCGTCGAGCACCACCCACCACCGCCATGCTTGTCTCCACCAACGCCGATCTCTGGCACCAAAGACTTGGTCATCCTGGTCACGATGCTATGTCGGCGCTCCAGAGTCTTTCTTTTATCAAGT CTTGCAGCGACCACTTCGGGCGTGTCTACTGCCACGCCCACGCCACGGCGGCTGGACTTCCTCTTCACCGACATACGGAAGCCAGCCCCGCCCGTGCCACCCCGCACTCCCTCACGCTCGGCTGCTTCTCCACCCGCGGCAGCGGGATCGCCGGTCGCTGCCTCACGGCAGCAACGGCAGCCACGGCAGCCTGCCCCGACCTCTTCGTCTGCCACGGCAGGACACAGTGCTCCCGCGCCTGTCTCGCCTCGCTCGCGCGCCGCTGCCCGGCCCGAGCCTTCTGCACCCAAGCCGACACGCTCTGGTCGT CCACGATCCGTCTGGTCCTTCAGATTGCTGTTTCCAGTTCATGGCCAATTCGCCAGCTTGATGTGAAGAACGCCTTTCTCAATGGCTATCTGGATGAGGTTGTCTATTGTCAGCAGCCACCTGGCTTTGTTGATCCTGCTCATCCCGATCATGTTTGCCGTCTGCACAAGTCCCTCTATGGTTTGAAGCAAGCTCCTCGTGCCTGGTACCAACGATTTGCTGCTTATCTCTCCACCATTGGCTTTGTTGCTTCCGTGACGGACACATCATTGTTTGTTCTTCGGTCTGCTGCGACACAGCCTATCTCTGCT CATCTTCTAGACAGATTACACGGTGAGTTTGCTATGACCGATCTCGGCGACCTACACTTCTTCCCGGGCATTGCTGTTCGTCGCTCTTCTACTGGGCTGTTTCTGTCTCAGCGCCAGTACGCCGTTGATCTCCTTCAACGGGCTGGCATGTCTGACTGTCATCCCTGTACCACGCCGATCGATACTCAGGCCAAGCTCTCTGACATTGGAGGTGAACTCGTCACTGATGCTACGGATTACCGGAGTCTTGCAGGTGCTCTTCAGTACCTTACTCTGACGCGTCCGGACCTTTCATACGCGGTACAGCAGATATGTCTTCATATGCATGCTCCCAGACAGCCACATCTTGCTCTTGTGAAGCGTGTTCTCCGCTACGTTCGTGGAACCTTGGatctcggccttcatctgtccgcGTCCTCTTCTACAGCTCTTACCGCCTACTCCGATGCTGACTGGGCTGGGTGTCCTGACACACGCCGCTCCACATCGGGATACTGCGTATACTATGGTGATAGCCTGATCTCTTGGTCATCCAAGAGGCAGACCACCGTTTCTCGCTCTAGTGCAGAAGCTGAGTACCGAGCCGTGGCACATGTGGTTGCTGTGTGCTGTTGGCTCCGCCAGCTCTTGCAGGAGCTTCATCGACCTCTCAGTTCTGCGACCGTTGTCTTCTGTGACAACGTCTCTGCTATCTACATGTCCTCTAATCCGGTGCAACACCGCCGCACGAAACATATTGAGATTGATATTCACTTCGTTCGCGAGAAGGTGTCCCTTGGGGAAGTTCGTGTTCTACATGTTCCCTCTGCGCTTCAGTTTGCTGATGTGATGACCAAGGGGTTGCCGACTCAGCTGTTTCTTGACTTTCGGTCCAGTCTCTGCGTTCGAGAACCTCCCGCTGTGACTGCGGGGGGGTGTTAG